The nucleotide sequence ATCCCGGCGATCGGCAAGGCCCGCCCCCTCCGGCCGCGACGACGCAGGCCGACCGTCCCCGAGCGGCTGTCGTCCTTGCCCTCTCGGCACCGAGGAAGACCAGATCGCCAAGCGCACGATCCCGCTGGATTGACCGCCACCAGCCCGGAGTCGCGAATCTGGCTCAGAGTTCCACGTCCTGCCCCACGCCCGCAGCCCGGGCGGCCGCGTAGACCACCCGCGCCGAGGACACGTCCTGGATCGCCAGGCCGCAGGACTTGAAGACGGTGATCTCCTCGTCGTTCTCGCGGCCGGGCTTCGCACCGACGACGATCTCGCCCAGGCTGGCGTGGATGTGTTCCTCGGTGACGGCGCCCTCGGCGATGGGAATCAGGATGTCGCCGGCCTCGGCGAGATTGGCCTCTTTCAGGTCGGCCACGAACTTGGCGCGGACGATGGTCCGGGTGTCCAGCTCGCGGGCGCCCGGCGAATGGGAGCCGATGTTGTTGACGTGGGTGCCGGGACGCAGCCAGTCGCCGTCGAAGACAGGCACGGGGGAGCTGCTGGCGGTGACGACGATGTCCGCCGCCTTGACCGCGGCCTCGGCGTCCTCGGCGGCCTCGATCGCCACGCCGAGCAGGGCCCCCATCTCGGACACGAAGGCGTCGCGGGTGCCGGTCACCGTGTCCAGCACGTAGATCTTCTCCAGGGGCCGCACCAGGTGCACGGCCTCGAGCTGCTTGCGGGCCTGCCCCCCCGCGCCGAAGATCGTGCAGACCTTGCTGTCCTCCCGGGCCAGGTACCGGGTGGCCACGCCGCTGGCGGCGCCGGTGCGCACGGCGGTGAGGTAGCCGGCATCCATGATGGCGATCGTCCGGCCCGAGGTCGGATCGCAGAGCAGCAGGGTGCCGAAGATGGTCGGCAAGCCCTTGCCCGGATTGTCGGGATAGACGGTCACGACCTTCAGGCCGAGCACCTCGTCGTCGCCGCCGATGTGGGCGGGCATGCCCAGGAACAGGCCCTTGTGCCCGGGCACCGAGATGACCGTTCGCTGGGGCATGTCGGCGTTGCCGCGGGCCAGCTCGCTGAAGGCCGTCTCCACCGCGGCCAGGCAGGCGTCCATCGACAGCACGGCTTCGACGTCTTTGCGGGATAGCAGCAGGGGCATGGAGATC is from bacterium and encodes:
- a CDS encoding ornithine cyclodeaminase — its product is MPLLLSRKDVEAVLSMDACLAAVETAFSELARGNADMPQRTVISVPGHKGLFLGMPAHIGGDDEVLGLKVVTVYPDNPGKGLPTIFGTLLLCDPTSGRTIAIMDAGYLTAVRTGAASGVATRYLAREDSKVCTIFGAGGQARKQLEAVHLVRPLEKIYVLDTVTGTRDAFVSEMGALLGVAIEAAEDAEAAVKAADIVVTASSSPVPVFDGDWLRPGTHVNNIGSHSPGARELDTRTIVRAKFVADLKEANLAEAGDILIPIAEGAVTEEHIHASLGEIVVGAKPGRENDEEITVFKSCGLAIQDVSSARVVYAAARAAGVGQDVEL